One stretch of Astatotilapia calliptera chromosome 3, fAstCal1.2, whole genome shotgun sequence DNA includes these proteins:
- the LOC113009744 gene encoding transferrin receptor protein 2-like isoform X2 has translation MTTHLTQASLMSVHHSVSDDDEEEEVGGAQRAELRLAISEDEEEAGPFSDLTALVMRYRHGDRRCCVLLCVGGVIVFTAAFLLAYGIFSGRYHCSQAEQGHEQQLGGAKAPSEGGAGLYLGELRLMMRKLLQDEDIHNTVSRVSRAAHPPGSSEGTSLASEILQRFRELQMDHTWTESLYATLQFPDRSQRSSLSLVDSAGRVSEEIPLNPSDYCPYSSTGNATGGVVYANYGRPEDFKWLKREDVSVAGCVVVMRVGGGVSFAEKVWLAEKNGASGALIYPDPADVPQDPRRLGLNTHTAVSEHVHLGSGDPFTPGFPSFNHTQFPPIQSSGLPLIPALPITATVASKLLSQLTGPSCPRPWQGRLPYVRCVVGPEFSNGRRVQMSVQNVMKPILLNNIFSSLEGRVEPDQYIILGAQRDCLGPGAVKSGVGTAILLELARTFSAMVKKGFSPRRSLLFVSWDAGDFGNVGATEWLEGYLSMLHLKAVAYFSLDQAVMGDEVLSAYTSPLLVDLLDAAIRQVEHPKHAGQSIYSQAERDGGSWRITKPLYLNSGAFSFTAFAGVPAMELRFTEERAYPFINTPLDSVSRLQEVLGGRLGVTGRSLGELVGEMVLRLAHDHILPLRITSYAQTVLQFSAQLNKHSAELQSRGLSPQWVFSARGDYSRAAETLQRAIDYSDLHEPTITRFYNTRIMKVEYYFLSQYVSAVETPFRHVIHGRGNHTLSALTEHLGLLTSDPGRFDESSFRRQLALFTWTLQGAANALNGDVWSIHNMHRFTH, from the exons ATGACTACCCACCTGACACAG GCTTCCTTGATGTCCGTCCACCACTCAGtgtctgatgatgatgaagaagaggaggtggGAGGTGCTCAGCGGGCGGAGCTGCGGCTGGCGATATcagaagacgaggaggaggCGGGACCTTTCAGTGACCTCACAGCTCTGGTGATGAGGTATCGTCATGGAGACCGGCGATGCTGTGTGCTGTTGTGTGTGGGCGGAGTCATCGTGTTCACCGCTG CGTTCCTATTGGCTTATGGGATCTTCAGTGGGCGGTACCACTGCTCCCAAGCAGAGCAGGGGCATGAGCAGCAGCTGGGTGGGGCTAAAGCTCCTTCAGAAGGAGGGGCGGGGCTTTACTTGGGAGAGCTAAGATTGATGATGAGGAAGCTGCTACAGGATGAAGACATCCACAACACAGTCAG TCGCGTGAGCCGGGCAGCTCATCCTCCAGGCTCCTCGGAGGGTACCTCTCTGGCCTCAGAGATCCTGCAACGCTTCAGGGAGCTGCAGATGGACCACACCTGGACTGAGTCGCTATACGCCACGCTGCAGTTCCCCGACAG GTCTCAGAGGAGCTCTCTGAGCTTGGTGGACTCTGCAGGTCGGGTCTCAGAAGAGATTCCTCTCAACCCTTCTGACTACTGCCCGTACAGCTCCACAGGAAATGCCACA GGGGGTGTGGTCTATGCCAACTATGGCCGACCGGAGGATTTTAAATGGCTGAAACGTGAGGACGTGTCTGTGGCTGGCTGTGTGGTGGTGATGCGTGTTGGGGGCGGGGTCAGTTTTGCGGAGAAGGTCTGGTTGGCTGAGAAGAACGGTGCGAGTGGAGCTTTGATCTACCCTGACCCTGCTGATGTGCCGCAGGACCCTCGCCGCCTTggcctgaacacacacactgctgtgtcTGAACAT GTCCACCTAGGGTCAGGGGACCCCTTCACCCCTGGCTTTCCCTCCTTCAATCACACTCAGTTCCCGCCCATTCAGTCCTCCGGTCTGCCACTCATTCCAGCCCTGCCAATTACTGCCACTGTGGCCTCCAAGCTGCTTAG CCAGCTGACAGGTCCGTCCTGTCCTCGGCCCTGGCAGGGTCGGCTGCCGTACGTGCGCTGCGTTGTCGGTCCCGAGTTCAGTAACGGACGCAGAGTCCAGATGTCGGTTCAGAACGTGATGAAGCCGATCCTGCTCAACAACATCTTCTCATCACTGGAAGGCAGAGTGGAGCCAG ACCAGTACATCATACTGGGAGCTCAGAGGGACTGTCTGGGTCCGGGAGCCGTGAAGTCCGGAGTTGGAACTGCGATCCTGCTGGAGCTGGCTCGAACCTTTTCAGCCATGGTGAAGAAGG GTTTCAGTCCAAGACGCAGCTTGTTGTTTGTCAGCTGGGATGCTGGAGACTTTGGGAATGTTGGAGCAACCGAATGGCTTGAG GGTTATCTGTCCATGCTTCACCTGAAGGCTGTGGCCTACTTCAGTCTGGACCAGGCAGTCATGG GTGATGAGGTCCTGTCAGCTTACACCAGTCCTCTCCTGGTTGACCTGCTGGACGCTGCCATCAGACAG GTGGAGCATCCCAAACATGCAGGTCAGAGCATCTACAGCCAGGCGGAGAGAGATGGAGGTAGCTGGAGGat TACGAAGCCACTGTATCTGAACAGCGGCGCTTTCAGCTTCACGGCGTTTGCAGGAGTTCCAGCCATGGAGCTCAGATTCACAGAG GAGCGAGCATATCCATTCATCAACACGCCATTGGACAGTGTCTCACGCCTGCAGGAGGTGCTGGGGGGTCGTCTGGGGGTCACGGGGCGGAGCTTAGGGGAGCTGGTGGGGGAAATGGTGCTGCGATTGGCCCACGACCACATCCTGCCGCTGCGCATCACTTCCTACGCCCAGACAGTGCTGCAGTTCAGTGCtcagctcaacaaacactcTGCTGAGCTGCAG tccAGAGGTTTGTCTCCTCAGTGGGTCTTCAGCGCTCGAGGAGATTACAGCCGAGCGGCAGAGACGCTGCAGAGAGCCATCGACTACAGCGACCTGCACGAGCCCACCATAACACGCTTCTACAATACTCGCATCATGAAG GTGGAGTACTACTTCCTGTCTCAGTACGTGTCTGCAGTTGAGACGCCATTCCGTCATGTGATCCACGGCCGCGGCAACCATACTCTGAGTGCGCTCACTGAGCACTTGGGCCTGCTCACCTCTGACCCCGGACGCTTCGACGAGAGCAGCTTCAGACGGCAGCTGGCGCTGTTCACGTGGACGCTGCAGGGCGCCGCCAACGCTCTGAATGGAGACGTGTGGAGCATCCACAACATGCACCGCTTCACCCACTGA
- the LOC113009744 gene encoding transferrin receptor protein 2-like isoform X3 → MSVHHSVSDDDEEEEVGGAQRAELRLAISEDEEEAGPFSDLTALVMRYRHGDRRCCVLLCVGGVIVFTAAFLLAYGIFSGRYHCSQAEQGHEQQLGGAKAPSEGGAGLYLGELRLMMRKLLQDEDIHNTVSRVSRAAHPPGSSEGTSLASEILQRFRELQMDHTWTESLYATLQFPDRSQRSSLSLVDSAGRVSEEIPLNPSDYCPYSSTGNATGGVVYANYGRPEDFKWLKREDVSVAGCVVVMRVGGGVSFAEKVWLAEKNGASGALIYPDPADVPQDPRRLGLNTHTAVSEHVHLGSGDPFTPGFPSFNHTQFPPIQSSGLPLIPALPITATVASKLLSQLTGPSCPRPWQGRLPYVRCVVGPEFSNGRRVQMSVQNVMKPILLNNIFSSLEGRVEPDQYIILGAQRDCLGPGAVKSGVGTAILLELARTFSAMVKKGFSPRRSLLFVSWDAGDFGNVGATEWLEGYLSMLHLKAVAYFSLDQAVMGDEVLSAYTSPLLVDLLDAAIRQVEHPKHAGQSIYSQAERDGGSWRITKPLYLNSGAFSFTAFAGVPAMELRFTEERAYPFINTPLDSVSRLQEVLGGRLGVTGRSLGELVGEMVLRLAHDHILPLRITSYAQTVLQFSAQLNKHSAELQSRGLSPQWVFSARGDYSRAAETLQRAIDYSDLHEPTITRFYNTRIMKVEYYFLSQYVSAVETPFRHVIHGRGNHTLSALTEHLGLLTSDPGRFDESSFRRQLALFTWTLQGAANALNGDVWSIHNMHRFTH, encoded by the exons ATGTCCGTCCACCACTCAGtgtctgatgatgatgaagaagaggaggtggGAGGTGCTCAGCGGGCGGAGCTGCGGCTGGCGATATcagaagacgaggaggaggCGGGACCTTTCAGTGACCTCACAGCTCTGGTGATGAGGTATCGTCATGGAGACCGGCGATGCTGTGTGCTGTTGTGTGTGGGCGGAGTCATCGTGTTCACCGCTG CGTTCCTATTGGCTTATGGGATCTTCAGTGGGCGGTACCACTGCTCCCAAGCAGAGCAGGGGCATGAGCAGCAGCTGGGTGGGGCTAAAGCTCCTTCAGAAGGAGGGGCGGGGCTTTACTTGGGAGAGCTAAGATTGATGATGAGGAAGCTGCTACAGGATGAAGACATCCACAACACAGTCAG TCGCGTGAGCCGGGCAGCTCATCCTCCAGGCTCCTCGGAGGGTACCTCTCTGGCCTCAGAGATCCTGCAACGCTTCAGGGAGCTGCAGATGGACCACACCTGGACTGAGTCGCTATACGCCACGCTGCAGTTCCCCGACAG GTCTCAGAGGAGCTCTCTGAGCTTGGTGGACTCTGCAGGTCGGGTCTCAGAAGAGATTCCTCTCAACCCTTCTGACTACTGCCCGTACAGCTCCACAGGAAATGCCACA GGGGGTGTGGTCTATGCCAACTATGGCCGACCGGAGGATTTTAAATGGCTGAAACGTGAGGACGTGTCTGTGGCTGGCTGTGTGGTGGTGATGCGTGTTGGGGGCGGGGTCAGTTTTGCGGAGAAGGTCTGGTTGGCTGAGAAGAACGGTGCGAGTGGAGCTTTGATCTACCCTGACCCTGCTGATGTGCCGCAGGACCCTCGCCGCCTTggcctgaacacacacactgctgtgtcTGAACAT GTCCACCTAGGGTCAGGGGACCCCTTCACCCCTGGCTTTCCCTCCTTCAATCACACTCAGTTCCCGCCCATTCAGTCCTCCGGTCTGCCACTCATTCCAGCCCTGCCAATTACTGCCACTGTGGCCTCCAAGCTGCTTAG CCAGCTGACAGGTCCGTCCTGTCCTCGGCCCTGGCAGGGTCGGCTGCCGTACGTGCGCTGCGTTGTCGGTCCCGAGTTCAGTAACGGACGCAGAGTCCAGATGTCGGTTCAGAACGTGATGAAGCCGATCCTGCTCAACAACATCTTCTCATCACTGGAAGGCAGAGTGGAGCCAG ACCAGTACATCATACTGGGAGCTCAGAGGGACTGTCTGGGTCCGGGAGCCGTGAAGTCCGGAGTTGGAACTGCGATCCTGCTGGAGCTGGCTCGAACCTTTTCAGCCATGGTGAAGAAGG GTTTCAGTCCAAGACGCAGCTTGTTGTTTGTCAGCTGGGATGCTGGAGACTTTGGGAATGTTGGAGCAACCGAATGGCTTGAG GGTTATCTGTCCATGCTTCACCTGAAGGCTGTGGCCTACTTCAGTCTGGACCAGGCAGTCATGG GTGATGAGGTCCTGTCAGCTTACACCAGTCCTCTCCTGGTTGACCTGCTGGACGCTGCCATCAGACAG GTGGAGCATCCCAAACATGCAGGTCAGAGCATCTACAGCCAGGCGGAGAGAGATGGAGGTAGCTGGAGGat TACGAAGCCACTGTATCTGAACAGCGGCGCTTTCAGCTTCACGGCGTTTGCAGGAGTTCCAGCCATGGAGCTCAGATTCACAGAG GAGCGAGCATATCCATTCATCAACACGCCATTGGACAGTGTCTCACGCCTGCAGGAGGTGCTGGGGGGTCGTCTGGGGGTCACGGGGCGGAGCTTAGGGGAGCTGGTGGGGGAAATGGTGCTGCGATTGGCCCACGACCACATCCTGCCGCTGCGCATCACTTCCTACGCCCAGACAGTGCTGCAGTTCAGTGCtcagctcaacaaacactcTGCTGAGCTGCAG tccAGAGGTTTGTCTCCTCAGTGGGTCTTCAGCGCTCGAGGAGATTACAGCCGAGCGGCAGAGACGCTGCAGAGAGCCATCGACTACAGCGACCTGCACGAGCCCACCATAACACGCTTCTACAATACTCGCATCATGAAG GTGGAGTACTACTTCCTGTCTCAGTACGTGTCTGCAGTTGAGACGCCATTCCGTCATGTGATCCACGGCCGCGGCAACCATACTCTGAGTGCGCTCACTGAGCACTTGGGCCTGCTCACCTCTGACCCCGGACGCTTCGACGAGAGCAGCTTCAGACGGCAGCTGGCGCTGTTCACGTGGACGCTGCAGGGCGCCGCCAACGCTCTGAATGGAGACGTGTGGAGCATCCACAACATGCACCGCTTCACCCACTGA
- the LOC113009744 gene encoding transferrin receptor protein 2-like isoform X1, with translation MVISFSLEASLMSVHHSVSDDDEEEEVGGAQRAELRLAISEDEEEAGPFSDLTALVMRYRHGDRRCCVLLCVGGVIVFTAAFLLAYGIFSGRYHCSQAEQGHEQQLGGAKAPSEGGAGLYLGELRLMMRKLLQDEDIHNTVSRVSRAAHPPGSSEGTSLASEILQRFRELQMDHTWTESLYATLQFPDRSQRSSLSLVDSAGRVSEEIPLNPSDYCPYSSTGNATGGVVYANYGRPEDFKWLKREDVSVAGCVVVMRVGGGVSFAEKVWLAEKNGASGALIYPDPADVPQDPRRLGLNTHTAVSEHVHLGSGDPFTPGFPSFNHTQFPPIQSSGLPLIPALPITATVASKLLSQLTGPSCPRPWQGRLPYVRCVVGPEFSNGRRVQMSVQNVMKPILLNNIFSSLEGRVEPDQYIILGAQRDCLGPGAVKSGVGTAILLELARTFSAMVKKGFSPRRSLLFVSWDAGDFGNVGATEWLEGYLSMLHLKAVAYFSLDQAVMGDEVLSAYTSPLLVDLLDAAIRQVEHPKHAGQSIYSQAERDGGSWRITKPLYLNSGAFSFTAFAGVPAMELRFTEERAYPFINTPLDSVSRLQEVLGGRLGVTGRSLGELVGEMVLRLAHDHILPLRITSYAQTVLQFSAQLNKHSAELQSRGLSPQWVFSARGDYSRAAETLQRAIDYSDLHEPTITRFYNTRIMKVEYYFLSQYVSAVETPFRHVIHGRGNHTLSALTEHLGLLTSDPGRFDESSFRRQLALFTWTLQGAANALNGDVWSIHNMHRFTH, from the exons atggttataTCTTTCTCTCTGGAGGCTTCCTTGATGTCCGTCCACCACTCAGtgtctgatgatgatgaagaagaggaggtggGAGGTGCTCAGCGGGCGGAGCTGCGGCTGGCGATATcagaagacgaggaggaggCGGGACCTTTCAGTGACCTCACAGCTCTGGTGATGAGGTATCGTCATGGAGACCGGCGATGCTGTGTGCTGTTGTGTGTGGGCGGAGTCATCGTGTTCACCGCTG CGTTCCTATTGGCTTATGGGATCTTCAGTGGGCGGTACCACTGCTCCCAAGCAGAGCAGGGGCATGAGCAGCAGCTGGGTGGGGCTAAAGCTCCTTCAGAAGGAGGGGCGGGGCTTTACTTGGGAGAGCTAAGATTGATGATGAGGAAGCTGCTACAGGATGAAGACATCCACAACACAGTCAG TCGCGTGAGCCGGGCAGCTCATCCTCCAGGCTCCTCGGAGGGTACCTCTCTGGCCTCAGAGATCCTGCAACGCTTCAGGGAGCTGCAGATGGACCACACCTGGACTGAGTCGCTATACGCCACGCTGCAGTTCCCCGACAG GTCTCAGAGGAGCTCTCTGAGCTTGGTGGACTCTGCAGGTCGGGTCTCAGAAGAGATTCCTCTCAACCCTTCTGACTACTGCCCGTACAGCTCCACAGGAAATGCCACA GGGGGTGTGGTCTATGCCAACTATGGCCGACCGGAGGATTTTAAATGGCTGAAACGTGAGGACGTGTCTGTGGCTGGCTGTGTGGTGGTGATGCGTGTTGGGGGCGGGGTCAGTTTTGCGGAGAAGGTCTGGTTGGCTGAGAAGAACGGTGCGAGTGGAGCTTTGATCTACCCTGACCCTGCTGATGTGCCGCAGGACCCTCGCCGCCTTggcctgaacacacacactgctgtgtcTGAACAT GTCCACCTAGGGTCAGGGGACCCCTTCACCCCTGGCTTTCCCTCCTTCAATCACACTCAGTTCCCGCCCATTCAGTCCTCCGGTCTGCCACTCATTCCAGCCCTGCCAATTACTGCCACTGTGGCCTCCAAGCTGCTTAG CCAGCTGACAGGTCCGTCCTGTCCTCGGCCCTGGCAGGGTCGGCTGCCGTACGTGCGCTGCGTTGTCGGTCCCGAGTTCAGTAACGGACGCAGAGTCCAGATGTCGGTTCAGAACGTGATGAAGCCGATCCTGCTCAACAACATCTTCTCATCACTGGAAGGCAGAGTGGAGCCAG ACCAGTACATCATACTGGGAGCTCAGAGGGACTGTCTGGGTCCGGGAGCCGTGAAGTCCGGAGTTGGAACTGCGATCCTGCTGGAGCTGGCTCGAACCTTTTCAGCCATGGTGAAGAAGG GTTTCAGTCCAAGACGCAGCTTGTTGTTTGTCAGCTGGGATGCTGGAGACTTTGGGAATGTTGGAGCAACCGAATGGCTTGAG GGTTATCTGTCCATGCTTCACCTGAAGGCTGTGGCCTACTTCAGTCTGGACCAGGCAGTCATGG GTGATGAGGTCCTGTCAGCTTACACCAGTCCTCTCCTGGTTGACCTGCTGGACGCTGCCATCAGACAG GTGGAGCATCCCAAACATGCAGGTCAGAGCATCTACAGCCAGGCGGAGAGAGATGGAGGTAGCTGGAGGat TACGAAGCCACTGTATCTGAACAGCGGCGCTTTCAGCTTCACGGCGTTTGCAGGAGTTCCAGCCATGGAGCTCAGATTCACAGAG GAGCGAGCATATCCATTCATCAACACGCCATTGGACAGTGTCTCACGCCTGCAGGAGGTGCTGGGGGGTCGTCTGGGGGTCACGGGGCGGAGCTTAGGGGAGCTGGTGGGGGAAATGGTGCTGCGATTGGCCCACGACCACATCCTGCCGCTGCGCATCACTTCCTACGCCCAGACAGTGCTGCAGTTCAGTGCtcagctcaacaaacactcTGCTGAGCTGCAG tccAGAGGTTTGTCTCCTCAGTGGGTCTTCAGCGCTCGAGGAGATTACAGCCGAGCGGCAGAGACGCTGCAGAGAGCCATCGACTACAGCGACCTGCACGAGCCCACCATAACACGCTTCTACAATACTCGCATCATGAAG GTGGAGTACTACTTCCTGTCTCAGTACGTGTCTGCAGTTGAGACGCCATTCCGTCATGTGATCCACGGCCGCGGCAACCATACTCTGAGTGCGCTCACTGAGCACTTGGGCCTGCTCACCTCTGACCCCGGACGCTTCGACGAGAGCAGCTTCAGACGGCAGCTGGCGCTGTTCACGTGGACGCTGCAGGGCGCCGCCAACGCTCTGAATGGAGACGTGTGGAGCATCCACAACATGCACCGCTTCACCCACTGA
- the LOC113009789 gene encoding uncharacterized protein LOC113009789 — MTLSKRNYCYFCGKPQAKISRHLKTHKTAPDVVHAFSLPRDSNERKSLLEKLRNKGNFKHNAAVLHGGVGPLKVKRRPKIKAVEGKFAHCFYCQGMYVRKDLWRHVRRCPNKPKDDTDKEPGRTKVLGLALTLESQCYPQVSSGVWKVLAVMKQDEIASAVRNDFTVIQFAQSLYNKHGQDPTKYDYIRQKLREAGRLLLCLRTEFSVHNMEEAIKPANFQRVVQAVKKVSGFDEETLSYKTPSLALKLGHTLHKMSDIIHCRALMTEDEALIKSTDAFKKLYVSKWSEMVSHRALNTLSEAKFNKPSTLPFTEDVRILHHYLQKSAESAFCSLENEATAQNYAQLAQVTLSQIIVFNRRRSGEVSKMRLKSFLERDKTALHTDVAMGLSEMEQRLCNYFCRIEIMGKRDRNVPVLLTPSMLDALSLLVSRRPDCGICATNIYLFARPRSMSHYRGMDSLRVHAHQCGAKQPEYLRSTQLRKHVATLSQVLNLKNNELDQVADFLGHDIRVHREFYRLPVPTTQLAKISKLLLTLEKGQLSQIQGKSLDEIKIEDEIALSDAETKDSESESDDDDTALTMLACGTSEPVHAVADSTNTAQLQDTVDCADEGPLTMPAASETAAPSEEKNAAQSHNSRRAPKNMWSKAEVAAVMRHFKDHINEGKLATKNECSHCKLVEDPVLAGRTVQNIRDFVRNRGLTAKRQEKNELK; from the exons ATGActttaagtaaaagaaattactGCTATTTTTGTGGCAAACCACAAGCTAAAATTTCCCGCCACCTGAAAACGCACAAAACGGCTCCTGATGTTGTGCATGCATTTTCCCTGCCTAGAGACTCAAACGAGCGTAAAAGTCTGTTAGAGAAATTGAGAAATAAGGGAAATTTTAAGCATAATGCTGCAGTTTTGCATGGTGGAGTGGGACCACTGAAAGTGAAGAGAAGACCCAAGATTAAAGCAGTAGAGGGAAAGTTTGCTCATTGCTTTTATTGTCAAGGGATGTATGTTCGCAAGGATCTTTGGAGACATGTCCGCAGATGTCCTAACAAACCAAAAGATGACACGGATAAAGAACCTGGAAGAACCAAAGTACTCGGCCTGGCTTTAACTCTGGAGTCTCAGTGTTATCCGCAGGTGTCAAGTGGAGTCTGGAAGGTTCTTGCTGTTATGAAACAAGATGAGATTGCCTCAGCTGTGCGAAATGACTTTACTGTTATTCAGTTTGCCCAGTCCCTCTACAATAAACATGGACAAGACCCTACAAAGTATGATTATATACGACAGAAGCTTCGTGAAGCGGGACGTTTGTTGTTGTGTCTGCGCACAGAATTCTCAGTGCATAACATGGAAGAAGCTATTAAGCCTGCTAATTTCCAGAGAGTTGTGCAAGCAGTAAAGAAAGTTTCAGGTTTTGATGAAGAGACACTGTCATACAAAACTCCAAGCCTTGCGCTGAAACTGGGACATACACTGCATAAAATGTCTGACATTATCCATTGTCGTGCCCTCATGACAGAGGATGAAGCCCTAATCAAGTCCACTGATGCGTTCAAGAAGTTGTATGTCTCCAAATGGTCTGAGATGGTGTCTCACCGTGCCTTGAACACATTGAGTGAGGCAAAGTTTAACAAGCCATCAACATTGCCCTTTACAGAAGATGTTCGGATTCTCCATCACTACCTTCAAAAATCTGCAGAAAGTGCCTTTTGCAGCTTGGAGAACGAAGCCACAGCTCAGAATTATGCCCAACTTGCACAAGTTACACTCTCACAAATCATTGTGTTCAACCGAAGACGTTCTGGAGAGGTTTCAAAGATGCGCCTCAAAAGTTTTCttgaaagagacaaaacagCACTCCACACAGATGTTGCCATGGGGCTCTCAGAAATGGAACAGAGACTCTGTAACTATTTCTGTAGAATAGAAATAATGGGAAAAAGGGACAGAAATGTTCCAGTTCTGCTAACACCAAGCATGCTGGATGCTCTGTCACTACTGGTTAGTAGGAGGCCTGACTGTGGTATTTGTGCCACTAATATCTACCTCTTTGCAAGACCCCGATCAATGAGTCATTACAGAGGAATGGACTCCTTGCGTGTTCATGCACACCAGTGTGGAGCAAAGCAGCCTGAGTATCTAAGATCGACACAGCTCAGAAAACATGTTGCCACACTCTCACAAGTccttaatttgaaaaacaacGAACTTGATCAGGTTGCAGATTTCCTGGGTCATGATATCCGCGTTCACCGCGAATTCTACAGATTACCAGTTCCCACAACACAGCTGGCCAAGATTTCCAAACTGCTTTTAACACTGGAAAAAGGACAACTTTCCCAGATCCAGGGGAAATCACTGGATGAGATCAAAATAGAAG ATGAAATTGCATTAAGTGATGCTGAAACAAAGGACAGTGAGAGTGAATCAGATGATGATGACACAGCACTCACAATGTTGGCGTGTGGCACCAGTGAGCCTGTACATGCAGTAGCTGATTCCACAAACACAGCGCAGCTCCAAGACACTGTAGATTGTG CAGATGAAGGACCACTCACAATGCCTGCAGCAAGTGAGACTGCTGCTCCCTCTGAAG AGAAAAATGCTGCTCAATCCCACAATTCCCGAAGAGCTCCCAAAAACATGTGGTCCAAGGCTGAGGTTGCTGCAGTGATGAGGCATTTTAAAGACCACATAAACGAAGGGAAACTAGCCAccaaaaatgaatgcagtcattgCAAATTGGTAGAAGATCCGGTGTTGGCAGGAAGAACAGTTCAAAACATAAGAGATTTTGTAAGAAACAGAGGATTAACTGCaaaaaggcaggaaaaaaatgaactaaaataa